The following are encoded together in the Nocardia sp. XZ_19_385 genome:
- the xylB gene encoding xylulokinase, which translates to MTLVAGVDSSTQSCKLVVLDAETGALVRHGRAAHPPGTEVHPEEWWRALCAAIDEAGGLDDVAAVSVAGQQHGMVALDEEGRVVRKALLWNDTRSATAATDLIRDLAADQWARRVGIVPVASFTVSKLRWFAEHEPENAARTAAVCLPHDWLSWRLRGDLDLRALTTDRSDASGTGYYDSVAGEYRTDLLGLAFGRSDVLLPRVLGARESTTAAAPFRVAVGAGDNAAAMLALDAGSDTVISLGTSGVACAVTEHRPADASGIVAGFADATDQHLALVCTLNAARVLEVTARMLGIELDRLGELALSAPPGSEGVVFVPYLDGERTPDLPDATGALHGLTSANSNPANIARAAVEGMLCGIAAGLDALAAQGISTGGVRLTGGAAAAPAVRQIAPAIFGVPVAVPPSADYVAIGAARQAAQTVHANHELPPWTEHLGTLRWFRAPAATRVRERYRVAAEKYLPR; encoded by the coding sequence ATGACACTGGTCGCCGGCGTCGACTCCTCCACGCAGTCTTGCAAACTCGTCGTCCTCGACGCGGAAACCGGCGCGCTGGTACGGCACGGCCGCGCCGCACATCCGCCGGGGACAGAAGTCCACCCCGAAGAGTGGTGGCGAGCGCTGTGCGCGGCGATCGATGAGGCAGGCGGGCTCGACGACGTCGCCGCGGTCAGCGTCGCAGGACAGCAGCACGGCATGGTGGCGCTCGACGAGGAGGGCCGGGTTGTCCGAAAAGCCCTCCTGTGGAACGACACTCGATCCGCTACGGCCGCCACCGACCTCATCCGTGACCTAGCTGCCGACCAGTGGGCTCGGCGGGTGGGGATCGTTCCGGTGGCCTCGTTCACCGTCAGCAAGTTGCGCTGGTTCGCCGAGCACGAACCGGAGAACGCCGCGCGCACCGCGGCGGTCTGCCTGCCCCACGACTGGCTCAGCTGGCGCCTGCGCGGTGATCTCGACCTGCGCGCGCTGACCACCGACCGATCCGATGCCTCCGGGACCGGCTACTACGACTCGGTCGCCGGCGAATACCGCACCGACCTGCTCGGGCTGGCGTTCGGACGATCGGATGTCCTGCTCCCCCGGGTACTCGGCGCACGCGAATCAACCACCGCTGCAGCACCATTCCGGGTCGCCGTCGGCGCCGGTGACAACGCGGCGGCGATGCTGGCGCTGGATGCGGGATCGGACACGGTGATCTCGCTGGGGACTTCGGGGGTGGCGTGCGCCGTTACCGAGCACCGTCCCGCGGATGCTTCCGGGATCGTCGCCGGCTTCGCCGATGCCACCGATCAGCACCTGGCGCTGGTGTGCACGCTCAACGCCGCCCGCGTGCTGGAGGTGACCGCGCGGATGCTGGGGATCGAGCTGGACCGGCTCGGCGAGCTCGCCCTGTCCGCGCCGCCGGGCTCCGAAGGCGTGGTGTTCGTCCCCTACCTCGATGGCGAACGCACACCCGATCTGCCCGACGCCACCGGCGCGCTGCACGGCCTCACTTCCGCCAACTCGAACCCGGCGAATATCGCCCGGGCGGCCGTGGAGGGCATGCTGTGCGGTATCGCGGCAGGGCTCGACGCCCTTGCCGCACAAGGCATCAGCACCGGCGGCGTCCGGCTGACCGGCGGGGCCGCGGCCGCACCGGCCGTCCGGCAGATCGCCCCGGCGATCTTCGGTGTGCCGGTCGCCGTCCCGCCGAGCGCGGACTACGTGGCGATCGGCGCGGCACGCCAGGCCGCCCAGACAGTGCATGCGAATCACGAATTGCCGCCCTGGACCGAACATCTCGGAACCCTCCGCTGGTTCCGGGCACCGGCCGCAACGCGGGTTCGGGAGCGTTATCGCGTCGCGGCCGAAAAGTACCTACCGCGGTGA
- a CDS encoding ROK family protein: MRPATNSGHLQQVRLGNLSTVLLSLVDRPGSRADLAQRVGLTKATVASLIEPLLDQRILIEDAATISGRGRPSKPLRFHPEAPIALGAEINVGYLAVTTTGIDGAILSTRHLDVDNRRRSAEDLVGHLIDLIEQDETYRGRRVFGAGLAVPGIVVGDTVVRAPNVPGLTGARLADRLRTALGLDIVEVDNEANLAALAHLWPRKLAGDDFLYVSGDVGIGGGLVTGGTLYRGVSGFAGELGHISIERAGRRCRCGGQGCVEQYAGLDAILGDAGLDNLRALSNALADADIDARGAVARAGAALGVALASVINICDLTTVVLGGCYAEIFEPLAPALGAELERRTLAANSRPTTVLAAPVRSDAAVRGGAALVARRACTEPERLLQAAHTTS; this comes from the coding sequence GTGAGGCCCGCGACCAATTCGGGTCACCTGCAACAGGTCCGGCTCGGCAATCTGTCCACCGTCCTGCTCAGCTTGGTGGACCGCCCCGGTTCACGCGCCGATCTGGCCCAGCGCGTCGGACTTACCAAGGCCACTGTCGCCAGTCTGATCGAACCGCTGCTCGACCAGCGGATCCTCATCGAGGATGCGGCCACCATCTCCGGACGCGGGCGGCCGTCGAAACCGCTGCGTTTCCACCCCGAGGCGCCGATCGCCCTCGGCGCGGAGATCAATGTCGGCTACCTGGCCGTCACCACGACGGGCATCGACGGCGCGATCCTGTCGACTCGGCACCTCGACGTCGACAACCGCCGCCGGTCGGCCGAGGACCTCGTCGGCCACCTCATCGACCTCATCGAGCAGGACGAAACCTACCGCGGGCGCAGGGTTTTCGGCGCGGGGTTGGCTGTTCCCGGCATCGTCGTCGGCGACACCGTCGTGCGGGCGCCGAACGTGCCAGGACTGACCGGTGCCCGATTGGCCGATCGCCTGCGCACCGCACTCGGACTGGACATCGTCGAGGTCGACAACGAAGCCAATCTCGCTGCCCTGGCGCATCTGTGGCCCCGCAAACTGGCCGGAGACGACTTCCTGTACGTCTCGGGCGACGTCGGGATCGGCGGCGGGCTGGTGACCGGCGGAACTCTCTACCGTGGCGTCAGCGGCTTCGCCGGCGAGCTCGGGCACATCAGCATCGAGCGTGCGGGACGCCGTTGCCGCTGCGGCGGCCAAGGGTGTGTCGAACAGTACGCCGGGCTCGACGCCATCCTCGGCGATGCCGGACTGGACAACCTCCGCGCGCTGTCGAATGCGTTGGCGGACGCCGATATCGACGCTCGCGGCGCCGTCGCCCGGGCAGGCGCCGCCCTGGGTGTCGCGCTCGCGTCCGTGATCAACATCTGCGACCTGACCACCGTCGTTCTGGGCGGTTGCTACGCGGAGATCTTCGAACCGCTGGCACCCGCTCTCGGTGCGGAACTCGAGCGCCGCACCCTCGCCGCCAATTCCCGCCCGACCACCGTTCTCGCCGCACCAGTGCGTTCCGATGCGGCAGTCCGAGGCGGCGCCGCTCTCGTGGCCCGTCGCGCATGCACCGAGCCTGAGCGACTGCTGCAGGCTGCTCACACCACCTCGTAG
- a CDS encoding ABC transporter ATP-binding protein has protein sequence MSVDVRPGEVLAVLGPNARGKTTMLKCLSGLVPPTEGTVEFAGNVGFVPQSHAVVFSFSVTDTVLMGRARQVKIYGAPTRSDRRAAVAALARVGISHLAERDYARLSGGERQLVLIARALVSDCGTIVLDEPASALDLRNQARVLTLLRSLADEGMAVVMTTHHPDHALHIAERVVLMVDAVDQRVGPTRELLTDKVLSELYELAIVTADVQTPTMVRRLIVPDFGKGVL, from the coding sequence GTGTCGGTGGACGTGCGGCCCGGCGAGGTGCTCGCGGTGCTCGGTCCCAACGCGCGCGGCAAGACCACCATGCTCAAATGCCTGTCCGGACTTGTTCCGCCGACCGAAGGGACGGTCGAATTCGCCGGAAACGTCGGTTTCGTCCCGCAGAGCCATGCGGTGGTCTTCTCCTTTTCGGTGACCGACACCGTGCTGATGGGCCGTGCGCGTCAAGTCAAGATCTACGGTGCGCCGACCCGATCCGATCGCCGCGCCGCCGTCGCGGCACTGGCCCGGGTCGGTATCAGCCACCTCGCCGAGCGCGACTACGCCAGGCTCAGCGGTGGCGAACGGCAGCTGGTGCTGATCGCGCGGGCGCTGGTATCCGATTGCGGCACCATCGTTCTCGACGAACCCGCGTCGGCGCTCGACCTGCGCAACCAAGCGCGGGTGCTGACGCTGTTGCGCTCGCTCGCCGACGAGGGAATGGCGGTCGTGATGACGACGCACCATCCCGATCATGCGCTGCACATCGCCGAACGGGTCGTGTTGATGGTCGATGCGGTCGATCAGCGCGTCGGACCGACCCGGGAGTTGTTGACGGACAAGGTATTGAGCGAGCTGTACGAACTCGCGATCGTCACCGCCGATGTGCAGACTCCGACGATGGTGCGCCGGTTGATCGTTCCCGACTTCGGCAAGGGTGTGCTGTGA
- a CDS encoding iron ABC transporter permease → MTTSAVEVDAPPKEHDDQVDLPPRQWRTAAVFVVLVIVLVVVAVAALAVGRYYVPPAEVARLLLGEVFPLEQTWYPQERSVVFDIRLPRVLLSMIIGAGLAVTGAVMQAVFRNPLASAQVLGVSAGASFGGVLMLLVGIGGLYLVGGAFLGGVLALVLVLLIARATPGSPLLMIILGGTVVGAMFQAMVSFVTYIADPYQELPSIVFWLLGSLATASYHKVLVALVPIAIGVSVAIALRWRLNILAMGDEDAASLGLKPARMRAVLLACVALITAGAVAVAGVISWVGLMVPHLVRMMVGTDNRIVVPASALLGASYLTLIDTLSRTLSSAEIPIGILTALIGAPFFVLLLVRNRRQLWGADD, encoded by the coding sequence ATGACCACTTCCGCCGTTGAGGTCGATGCACCGCCGAAAGAGCACGACGATCAGGTAGACCTGCCGCCTCGACAATGGCGGACTGCCGCGGTGTTCGTAGTGCTGGTGATAGTCCTGGTCGTCGTCGCGGTCGCGGCCCTCGCGGTGGGCCGGTATTACGTTCCCCCCGCCGAGGTCGCCCGGTTACTGCTCGGTGAGGTATTTCCGCTCGAGCAGACCTGGTACCCGCAGGAACGCAGTGTGGTGTTCGACATCCGATTGCCGCGGGTGCTGCTCTCGATGATCATCGGCGCGGGGCTGGCGGTGACCGGAGCGGTCATGCAGGCGGTGTTCCGGAATCCGTTGGCCAGCGCGCAAGTTCTCGGCGTCTCCGCCGGTGCTTCGTTCGGCGGGGTGCTGATGCTGCTGGTCGGCATCGGCGGCCTCTACCTCGTCGGCGGCGCGTTCCTGGGCGGAGTCCTCGCGCTCGTCCTGGTGCTGCTGATCGCCCGGGCGACTCCCGGATCTCCGCTGCTGATGATCATTCTCGGCGGCACGGTCGTCGGCGCGATGTTCCAGGCGATGGTGTCCTTCGTTACCTACATCGCCGATCCGTACCAGGAGTTGCCTTCGATTGTGTTCTGGCTCTTGGGGTCACTGGCCACTGCGAGCTATCACAAGGTGCTGGTCGCGCTGGTCCCGATCGCGATCGGAGTATCGGTGGCGATCGCGTTGCGGTGGCGGCTGAACATCCTGGCAATGGGCGATGAGGACGCGGCATCCCTGGGTCTGAAACCCGCTCGGATGCGGGCGGTGCTGCTGGCCTGCGTCGCGCTGATCACCGCCGGTGCGGTGGCGGTCGCCGGCGTGATCAGCTGGGTCGGGCTGATGGTTCCGCATCTGGTCCGGATGATGGTCGGTACCGATAACCGAATCGTGGTCCCGGCGAGTGCGTTGCTCGGCGCGTCGTATCTCACGCTGATCGATACGCTTTCGCGGACGCTCAGTAGCGCCGAAATACCCATCGGGATACTCACTGCCCTGATCGGAGCCCCCTTCTTCGTGCTGCTCCTGGTTCGCAATCGCCGCCAGCTGTGGGGTGCCGATGATTGA
- a CDS encoding ABC transporter substrate-binding protein, whose amino-acid sequence MRRVAAVGLVAAAALSGCSDRAANTAEQAADSTIELVDQRGQPVRITGAVEKVAFTVFPAPSIFAAVDRSYDRVVGINQSTLVANKGGMFAKIFPQSANSTVVSGPNFVPNIETLHQLQPDVVVQWGDRGPDITEPIEKAGFPVAGLKYGTQEDLEGWITLFAQMLGKPERGRELISWQHSEIAATRAEVAAETTPRPRAMILSRAGEVYSTTSPKGYDGFQFDLVGADLVIKGLLSEAGQVSPEQILTWNPEVIMISGFDESTPAEIYADPRLAGVSAVQNRRVYKTPLGGYRWQVPSAESPLMWQWMHEVLYPQTATGDLRENIRRSFDNLFAYQISEAEIDQVLRLDMNADSASYDHFRR is encoded by the coding sequence ATGCGGCGAGTTGCCGCGGTGGGACTGGTGGCGGCAGCGGCCTTGTCCGGATGTTCGGATCGTGCGGCGAACACCGCCGAGCAGGCCGCCGACTCGACGATCGAGTTGGTCGACCAGCGCGGTCAGCCGGTGCGGATCACCGGGGCCGTCGAGAAGGTCGCCTTTACGGTCTTCCCGGCGCCATCGATCTTCGCCGCGGTAGATCGCAGCTACGACCGGGTCGTGGGGATCAATCAGTCGACCCTGGTAGCCAACAAGGGGGGAATGTTCGCGAAGATCTTCCCGCAGTCGGCGAACTCGACGGTGGTTTCGGGTCCCAACTTCGTGCCGAATATCGAGACGCTGCACCAACTCCAGCCCGATGTCGTTGTGCAGTGGGGCGATCGCGGCCCGGACATCACTGAACCGATCGAAAAGGCCGGATTCCCGGTGGCCGGGTTGAAGTATGGAACCCAGGAGGATCTGGAAGGCTGGATCACCCTGTTCGCGCAGATGCTCGGCAAGCCCGAGCGCGGCCGGGAACTGATCAGCTGGCAGCACTCGGAGATCGCGGCGACGCGAGCCGAGGTGGCCGCCGAGACGACGCCGCGGCCCCGCGCGATGATCCTCTCGCGCGCCGGTGAGGTGTATTCGACGACCAGTCCCAAAGGATATGACGGCTTCCAGTTCGATCTGGTCGGCGCCGATCTGGTGATCAAGGGATTGCTTTCCGAAGCCGGGCAGGTCAGCCCCGAACAGATCCTCACCTGGAATCCCGAGGTGATCATGATCAGTGGATTCGACGAGAGCACCCCTGCCGAAATCTATGCTGATCCACGGCTGGCCGGCGTGAGCGCCGTGCAGAACCGGCGGGTGTACAAGACTCCGCTCGGCGGCTACCGGTGGCAGGTCCCCAGCGCCGAGTCACCGTTGATGTGGCAGTGGATGCACGAGGTGCTCTACCCGCAGACGGCTACCGGCGATCTTCGCGAAAACATTCGTCGCAGTTTCGACAACTTGTTCGCCTACCAGATTTCCGAAGCCGAGATCGATCAGGTGCTGCGGCTGGATATGAACGCGGATTCGGCGAGCTATGACCACTTCCGCCGTTGA
- a CDS encoding MFS transporter, which produces MPMRKPLPYFLVARTLSILGDRVTDVVLPLAVLGASGSAVTAGLVGAAAQVPQVLAALHVGALVDHRERKSLMVTVDVVRAVAFAGIGAEVMLGGARLVPLALLALITGIGDAVFHAAAGSYLPSLVGDRDLMRANGLVEGSDAAATLTGPAAGGWLLQSLGPLVACLANAVSFGISAMLLARLPKNVPAPGNSGDESVLAGLRLVRRNRAQAVLLASACYLNLLAAAAFLPLLVRANDELRLTPLTTGLIVSAAGIGGLLSSLVLARFCDAAPWPLLLAAVLLVNGAAVGVLALFAAPLWLAATVLVLDGASALGVIVVATIRQRITPDAVRGRVIAASTAATATVRMLALAGAGALIDLAGPRPVLLGLAALALPFTLLLVAFRALSTRIPTG; this is translated from the coding sequence ATGCCTATGCGAAAACCGCTGCCGTACTTCCTCGTCGCACGGACCCTGAGCATCCTCGGCGACCGCGTCACCGACGTTGTGCTGCCGCTGGCAGTGCTCGGGGCCTCCGGTTCCGCGGTCACGGCGGGCCTGGTCGGCGCGGCGGCCCAAGTGCCGCAGGTACTTGCAGCACTGCATGTCGGCGCCTTGGTGGACCACCGGGAACGCAAGAGCCTGATGGTGACGGTGGACGTCGTCAGGGCAGTCGCCTTTGCCGGGATCGGCGCGGAGGTGATGCTCGGCGGGGCGCGTTTGGTACCGCTGGCGCTTCTCGCGCTGATTACCGGCATCGGCGACGCGGTGTTCCATGCGGCGGCGGGCAGCTACCTGCCGAGCCTCGTCGGAGACCGAGACCTGATGCGCGCCAACGGTTTGGTGGAAGGCTCGGACGCTGCGGCAACGCTGACGGGACCGGCTGCGGGTGGCTGGCTGCTGCAGTCGCTGGGGCCGCTGGTGGCGTGCCTGGCCAACGCGGTGAGCTTCGGGATATCGGCCATGCTGTTGGCCCGGTTGCCGAAAAATGTTCCAGCACCCGGGAATTCCGGCGACGAGTCCGTGCTGGCCGGACTTCGGCTGGTGCGGCGGAACCGGGCGCAGGCTGTGCTGCTGGCGAGTGCGTGCTACTTGAATCTGCTTGCGGCGGCGGCGTTCCTGCCGCTGCTGGTACGTGCCAACGACGAGCTGCGCCTGACGCCGCTCACGACGGGGCTCATCGTGTCGGCGGCGGGTATCGGCGGCCTGTTGAGCAGCCTTGTGCTTGCCCGGTTCTGCGACGCCGCTCCGTGGCCGCTCTTGCTGGCAGCGGTGCTGTTGGTCAACGGTGCCGCGGTCGGTGTGCTCGCCCTGTTCGCGGCTCCGCTGTGGCTGGCCGCGACAGTGCTCGTGCTCGACGGCGCGTCGGCGCTCGGGGTCATTGTCGTGGCGACGATACGGCAGCGCATCACCCCGGATGCTGTGCGCGGCCGGGTGATCGCCGCGAGCACGGCGGCGACGGCCACCGTCCGCATGCTCGCACTCGCCGGCGCTGGTGCGTTGATCGACCTGGCGGGCCCGCGCCCGGTGCTGCTCGGCCTGGCGGCCCTCGCGCTGCCGTTCACTCTCCTGCTCGTTGCTTTTCGCGCGCTTTCGACCAGGATCCCTACAGGGTGA
- a CDS encoding WXG100 family type VII secretion target, which yields MADNSRDFTFDIDELDQLVTRANGFIGFLTESLDGINHRIASIQQNWQGAAATAQAEAYREWATGAAAVVEGITEMHDAAVTARDAYSAAAEINLRMSGG from the coding sequence ATGGCCGACAACTCACGTGACTTCACGTTCGATATCGATGAGTTAGACCAGCTCGTCACCCGCGCCAATGGATTCATTGGGTTCCTCACCGAAAGTCTCGACGGAATCAACCACCGAATCGCGTCCATACAACAAAACTGGCAGGGAGCCGCTGCCACCGCCCAGGCGGAAGCCTACCGGGAATGGGCGACCGGGGCAGCCGCGGTGGTCGAAGGAATCACTGAGATGCACGACGCCGCCGTCACCGCCCGCGACGCCTACAGTGCGGCAGCGGAGATCAATTTGAGAATGAGCGGTGGCTGA
- a CDS encoding WXG100 family type VII secretion target, producing the protein MSTESDAPGTDFAMVPSEVTDAGVYIQQVADSLITGLSSLDRDVSSVLDNWSGAAADAFGDGWTATKKGAADVLDALNAMGGLLGVASKTITDQDISNSINLSSLDLPELNM; encoded by the coding sequence GTGTCGACTGAATCAGATGCGCCCGGAACAGATTTCGCGATGGTTCCAAGCGAGGTGACTGATGCCGGTGTCTACATCCAGCAAGTCGCGGATTCTCTGATCACCGGACTGAGTTCGCTTGACCGCGACGTATCGAGTGTTCTCGACAATTGGAGCGGTGCGGCGGCAGATGCATTCGGGGACGGCTGGACTGCAACCAAGAAGGGCGCCGCCGACGTGTTGGACGCCCTCAACGCCATGGGTGGACTCCTGGGTGTCGCAAGCAAAACCATTACCGACCAAGACATCTCGAATTCCATCAACCTGAGTTCGCTCGACCTACCAGAACTGAACATGTGA
- a CDS encoding transcriptional regulator, whose translation MPELSEVLASLPRLKLVAFLEGCKHAEFGTVAELCELNKSTLSKAMTVLEDAGYVAVRKGYLGRRPKTWLALTDHGRLAYREHQAALAALTRMAQQADASTRPPPAEA comes from the coding sequence ATGCCTGAGCTGAGCGAGGTGCTGGCCTCGCTGCCGCGTTTGAAGCTGGTCGCGTTCCTGGAAGGCTGCAAGCACGCCGAGTTCGGCACCGTCGCGGAGCTGTGCGAATTGAACAAGTCCACGCTGTCGAAAGCGATGACCGTGCTCGAGGACGCCGGCTACGTCGCGGTCCGCAAGGGATATCTAGGGCGTAGGCCGAAAACCTGGCTCGCGCTGACCGATCACGGTCGGCTGGCCTATCGCGAACACCAGGCCGCTCTGGCTGCTCTCACACGAATGGCACAACAGGCAGACGCCTCGACCCGGCCACCACCGGCCGAAGCGTGA